CACGTTCGCGCTGTGCTGCATGGTTTCCCAATCCGAACGCGAGCCCATCACGACGCCAACGCGCGGTCTGCTTGTTCCTGTCATGGCCGGACCGTCCAAAAACGGCTATTGTACGGGCTTTCCCTACCCCGGCACACCCAAGCGATCCATGGACAAGCGCCTACTCGACATCCTGTGCTGCCCGGTCAGCAAAACGCCACTGCGCCCGCTGGGCAAGCGCGAGCTTGATGCGCTGAACGACGCCATCGGCGCCGGCAAGGTCGACACCGTGGCCGGGGTCGCCGTGCGCGAGCGGATCAGCGAGGGCCTGATCACCACCGACCACAAGGTGATCTACCGGATCGAGGACGGCATTCCGGTGATGCTGCCCGAGGAAGGCATCGGCACCACCCAACTGGCCGGCTTCCCCGCAGCCTGAAGCCGTACTGGCGGTTCCCGGCGGATACCCGCGCATGACACGGACACCCGCTTTGCCTTATCGTCGACACCTGCGCGGCCCGTCCTGGATTCAGCTGCGCATCGCAATGCTTCAGGGGTTTGGCGATGAACGAAGCCAGTGATCCATCCCGAGTCATCAGCCTGAGCCAGCGCCTGGATCCGGCCAGCGAGCGCGTCGGCGAGTTGCTGGGTGCGGTGCGCAACATCGCCAGCAAGCGCTTGCAGCAATGGGTCGGCAACGCCTTCGAACACGTCGATGACGCGCTGTTCGACCTGGCCGAGAAAGCCGAGAACAATGCGGCCCAGATGCATTACTTCGACGGCATGCGCGAGGTGCGCAAGCGCCGTCCGGCGGTGGAACGCAGCTTCCTGGGCGCGATCAGCCGCAACATCGGCGAACTGGCCCATCCGCCGCAGCAGTCGCCCGGCTCGTCGACGTCGTTTGGCGCGGTCGAGCTGACCCTGGTGGCTGACAACGAGCTGGAAGAGTCGCTGGCGATCACCAGCATGATCGGCAAGAACGAATCGCGCCTGTCGCGCGACCTGTTCGCGGTCAACCAGCGGCTGTCGGTGATCTGCGGCGGCCGCAAGGTCGAGGACGCCAGCAATCCGGTGGCTCCGGCGATCCTGGCGCAGGCGTTCCGCCAGGCGTTGCACGAACTCAGCGCCGACATGCGGGTCAAGCTGATCATCTACAAGCTGTTCGACCGCTACGTGCTGTCGTCGCTGGAAGAGCTCTACCAGGAAATCAATACCGAGCTGGTGCGTGCCGGCGTGCTGCCGCAGCTGCGCCACGAAGTGCCGCGTGGCGACGCGAAGGCCGCGGGCGCTGCCGGCCAGGCGACGGACGAAGCGGCCGGCGAGATTCCCAGCGACCTGCTGCAGACCCTGCATGCGCTGTTCAGCGCGCGCCGCGGCCCTGCCGTCGGCGCCGGCATGCACGCGCTATCGAACGGCCCGCTGCCATCGGCGAACGAATTGCTCGGCGCACTCAGCGTGCTGCAGAGCCAGATCGCCAGCGCCGGCCCGTTGCCGTACGCGCAGCCGGACGATGCCGCCGCGCTCACCCGCGAGGTGTTGCAGCTGAAGGGCCAGTTGCTGACCCAGATCGGCGCGCTGCGCGGCGAGAGGCCCAGCCATGTCGCGACCATCGACGAGGACACCATCGACCTGGTCGGCATGCTGTTCGAATTCATCCTGGAGGACCGCAACCTGCCCGCCGCCATGCAAGTCATGCTGGCGCGGCTGCAGATCCCCTACCTCAAGGCGGCGATCCTCGACCGCAAGCTGTTCGCGCATCGCCAGCATCCGGCGCGGCGACTGCTGGACTGCCTGGCCGAACAGGCCAAGAGCTGGTCGGAGGAATCCGACCGCGACCGTCGCCTGCACGACAAGGTGAAGTCGATCGTCGACCAGTTGCTGCATGACTTCGACGACGACATGGGCATCTTCGAACGCCTGCTGGTCGATCTGCAGCAATTCCAGGACATCAACAAGCGCCGCTCCGAGCTGGCCGAGCAGCGCGTGGCCGAATCCACCCGTGGCCGCGAGAAACTCGAGCAGGCGCGCCGCCGCGCCGCCCGCGAGATCCTCGACCGCATCGGCGAGCACAAGCTGCCGCCGCTGGTGCACGGCGTGCTGGCCCGTGCCTGGGCCAACCACCTGGTGCTGACCCTGCTGCGCCAGGGCGAAACCTCGCCCGAGTTCAAGGGCGCGCTGCGTTTCGTCGACGACTTCATCGCCAGCACCAAGCCGGCCGTCACCCCGGAAAGCCGGCAGATGCTGCGGCAGATGCTGCCCGGGATCGAGCGTGCGCTGCGCCAGGGCCTGGCCAACGTGGCATTCCAGGAACAGGACATCGAGCGCCTGCTGGGCCAGTTGCACACCTATTACCGGCAGCAGCTCGGCGAAACACTGGATGCCACCGAGGTGGTCGCCGTCGACGAAGACGCCGCCATGCTGGCGATCCCCGACAGCATCCAGCCGGTCATCGACCACGACGCCACGCCGCAGGACAGCATCGAAGAAGACATCGTCGAGGCGCCGCTGGACAGCCCGGAATGGCACCAGGTGCAAGCATTGCAACCCGGTACCTGGCTGGAATTCTGCCTGCCCGACGAACCGATGACCCGCGCCAAGCTGTCGTGGATCAGCCCGATGAGCGGCCGCTACCTGTTCGTCAACCGGCGCGGCCTGAAGGTGGCCGACTACTCGCCGCAGGAGCTGACCGTGCTGCTCACCGACGGCCAGGCCCGCATGCTCGCCGCCAACGCGCTGTTCGACCGCGCGATGAGCGCCATCGTCGACAAGCTGAGCCAACCCGACACCGCCCCGCCCGCGGGTACGGCCGCCGAATGAGCCAGGTTCCATCGTTCGCGGCGCCGGACGCCGCGCAGATCGCCATCGATATCGAACGCGCCCTCGCCGAAGACCTCGGCCAGGGCGACGCCACCGCTGGACTGCTGCCGGTCGACGCCCAGGCCCATGCCGTGCTGACCTGCCGCGATGCGGC
The window above is part of the Rhodanobacter sp. LX-99 genome. Proteins encoded here:
- a CDS encoding Trm112 family protein, whose product is MDKRLLDILCCPVSKTPLRPLGKRELDALNDAIGAGKVDTVAGVAVRERISEGLITTDHKVIYRIEDGIPVMLPEEGIGTTQLAGFPAA
- a CDS encoding DUF1631 domain-containing protein, translating into MNEASDPSRVISLSQRLDPASERVGELLGAVRNIASKRLQQWVGNAFEHVDDALFDLAEKAENNAAQMHYFDGMREVRKRRPAVERSFLGAISRNIGELAHPPQQSPGSSTSFGAVELTLVADNELEESLAITSMIGKNESRLSRDLFAVNQRLSVICGGRKVEDASNPVAPAILAQAFRQALHELSADMRVKLIIYKLFDRYVLSSLEELYQEINTELVRAGVLPQLRHEVPRGDAKAAGAAGQATDEAAGEIPSDLLQTLHALFSARRGPAVGAGMHALSNGPLPSANELLGALSVLQSQIASAGPLPYAQPDDAAALTREVLQLKGQLLTQIGALRGERPSHVATIDEDTIDLVGMLFEFILEDRNLPAAMQVMLARLQIPYLKAAILDRKLFAHRQHPARRLLDCLAEQAKSWSEESDRDRRLHDKVKSIVDQLLHDFDDDMGIFERLLVDLQQFQDINKRRSELAEQRVAESTRGREKLEQARRRAAREILDRIGEHKLPPLVHGVLARAWANHLVLTLLRQGETSPEFKGALRFVDDFIASTKPAVTPESRQMLRQMLPGIERALRQGLANVAFQEQDIERLLGQLHTYYRQQLGETLDATEVVAVDEDAAMLAIPDSIQPVIDHDATPQDSIEEDIVEAPLDSPEWHQVQALQPGTWLEFCLPDEPMTRAKLSWISPMSGRYLFVNRRGLKVADYSPQELTVLLTDGQARMLAANALFDRAMSAIVDKLSQPDTAPPAGTAAE